A single region of the Grus americana isolate bGruAme1 chromosome 3, bGruAme1.mat, whole genome shotgun sequence genome encodes:
- the KLHL31 gene encoding kelch-like protein 31, with translation MAPKKKNVKKNKADINEMTIIVEDGPLSKLNGLNGLLDGGNGFSCISSEVSDPSYSPNLLEGLSRMRQENFLCDLTISTKTKSFSVHKVVMASSSDYFHNILKKDPSTQRVDLNDVSPLGLATVITYAYTGKLTLSLYTIGSIISTAIYLQIHTLVKMCCDFLIQEISVENCMYVANIAETYGLKTTKEAAHKFIRDNFIEFSETDQFLKLTFDQINELLADDDLQLPSEIVAFQIAIKWLEFDQKRVKFAADLLGNIRFGTISAQDLVNYVQTVPRMMQDADCHKLLVDAMNYHLLPYHQNTLQSRRTRIRGGFRVLVTVGGRPALTEKSLSRDILYRDPENGWKKLSEMPAKSFNQCVTVMDGFLYVAGGEDQNDARNQAKHAVSNFCRYDPRFNTWIHLANMNQRRTHFSLNVFNGLLFAVGGRNSEGCLSSVECYVPATNQWQMKAPLEVPRCCHASAVVDGRILVTGGYINNAYSRSVCMYDPSKDSWQDKSSLSTPRGWHCAVSLLERVYVMGGSQLGGRAERVDVLPVECYSPYTGQWSYVAPLQTGVSTAGASTLNGKIYLVGGWNEIEKKYKKCIQCYNPDLNEWTEEDELPEATVGVSCCTISMPNTKTRESRASSVSSVPVSI, from the exons ATGGCCCCTAAGAAGAAGAATGTGAAGAAGAACAAAGCAGATATCAATGAAATGACTATCATTGTGGAAGATGGCCCCCTCAGTAAACTAAATGGCTTGAATGGACTTTTAGATGGAGGAAATGGTTTCAGCTGCATCTCATCTGAAGTTTCCGACCCATCCTATAGCCCGAATCTCTTGGAAGGTCTAAGCAGAATGAGacaagaaaattttctttgtgaCTTGACTATCAGTACCAAAACCAAATCCTTCAGTGTTCATAAGGTGGTGATGGCTTCAAGCAGTGACTACTTTCACAACATCTTAAAGAAAGATCCATCCACTCAAAGAGTAGACCTCAATGATGTATCCCCATTGGGTCTAGCTACTGTTATCACCTATGCTTACACTGGAAAACTTACTCTCTCGCTTTATACGATAGGTAGTATTATTTCCACAGCAATTTATCTACAGATTCACACCCTTGTAAAGATGTGCTGTGATTTTCTAATCCAAGAAATCAGTGTTGAGAATTGTATGTATGTTGCCAATATTGCAGAAACATATGGACTAAAAACAACCAAGGAAGCAGCGCACAAATTTATCAGAGACAACTTCAttgaattttcagaaacagatcAGTTCTTAAAACTTACTTTTGATCAGATTAATGAACTTCTTGCAGATGATGACTTGCAATTGCCTTCTGAAATTGTTGCATTCCAGATTGCAATAAAGTGGCTGGAATTTGACCAAAAAAGAGTAAAGTTTGCTGCTGATCTCTTAGGTAACATTCGTTTTGGTACCATCTCAGCCCAAGACCTTGTCAATTATGTTCAGACTGTGCCGAGAATGATGCAAGATGCAGACTGCCATAAGCTCCTAGTGGATGCCATGAACTATCATTTGCTTCCCTACCACCAGAATACACTGCAGTCCAGAAGAACAAGGATCCGTGGAGGTTTCAGAGTCTTAGTTACTGTTGGGGGACGCCCTGCTCTAACAGAAAAGTCCCTTAGCAGAGACATCTTATACAGAGATCCTGAAAATGGATGGAAGAAGCTGAGTGAAATGCCTGCTAAAAGTTTTAATCAGTGTGTGACAGTGATGGATGGATTTCTCTATGTGGCTGGTGGGGAAGACCAGAACGATGCCAGGAACCAAGCCAAGCACGCAGTCAGCAATTTCTGCAG atATGATCCTCGTTTCAACACCTGGATTCACCTGGCAAACATGAACCAGCGGCGCACCCACTTCAGCCTGAATGTGTTCAATGGCCTCCTTTTTGCAGTGGGTGGTCGCAACTCTGAGGGGTGCCTCTCCTCGGTTGAATGCTATGTGCCTGCAACTAATCAGTGGCAGATGAAGGCacccctggaggtgcccaggTGCTGCCACGCCAGCGCAGTGGTGGATGGTCGGATCCTGGTCACAGGAGGGTACATTAATAATGCTTACTCTCGTTCAGTGTGCATGTATGACCCCAGCAAAGATAGCTGGCAGGATAAGTCCAGCCTCAGCACCCCGAGGGGGTGGCACTGCGCAGTGTCCCTTCTGGAAAGGGTCTACGTCATGGGTGGGTCTCAGCTAGGGGGGAGAGCCGAAAGGGTCGACGTTCTCCCCGTGGAGTGTTACAGTCCTTACACAGGGCAATGGAGTTATGTGGCACCGCTTCAAACTGGAGTTAGTACGGCTGGTGCCTCCACCCTTAACGGGAAAATTTACTTAGTGGGTGGCTGGAACGagatagagaaaaaatataagaaGTGCATTCAGTGCTATAACCCAGATCTCAATGAATGGACAGAGGAAGATGAGCTGCCCGAGGCCACTGTGGGCGTATCCTGTTGTACGATATCCATGCCCAACACCAAGACAAGGGAGTCCAGGGCCAGCTCAGTCTCTTCTGTCCCAGTCAGTATTTAA